One part of the uncultured Bacteroides sp. genome encodes these proteins:
- a CDS encoding RagB/SusD family nutrient uptake outer membrane protein — translation MKKYLYMALFATLLCACNENKFLEEKPLDFMSGENSYSTTADFDASVTELYYLSRLEFFCNSDRSIDYLYGTDMMMGGGSLQSNLATDLDPTGSIAKEHWNKLYLLVAQSNVIISRLPNSELTNEQKVKYEAKAKFFRGFAYRTLAYLYGGVPLQLEEVTSPKTDYVRSTKEQTLQQAIDDVKFAAENLDDIKNVKDGEISAPAANFLLSELYLAMNKNQEAVDAATKVIDNPALALMKNRFGSRASEPGDVYWDLFRRNNQNRASGNTEGIWVIQLEEDVLGGGSNTSYYFWTSPGNYLLERHCAPQVQLFRFNMPDGKQLIPFSWPIGDYTGGRGIGNIYAAPHFYTEVWQSDFKNDIRNSNYNFVRKIKFNNSDFIKKYKDVFGDSLDLMNPKLPAGVTMVTGLGSQATLPGRYLCGYQTKCTTPYNHPAAIVADANTHALKGTAGGTFVDQYMFRLSEAYLLRAEAYLKLNNKDKSAADINTVRSRAHASAVNAADVNMDYILDERLRELGIEEKRRLTLSRTGEFYNRVKKYNPFYNASYTADKKDFQEKHTLYPIPQSVIEANKDAVLEQNPGYE, via the coding sequence ATGAAAAAGTATTTATATATGGCATTATTTGCCACACTGTTATGCGCTTGCAATGAGAATAAATTTTTGGAAGAAAAGCCCTTAGATTTCATGAGTGGTGAAAACTCATATTCTACAACTGCAGATTTTGATGCTTCAGTTACTGAACTATATTATCTATCACGTTTAGAGTTCTTCTGTAATAGTGACCGTAGTATCGATTATCTTTATGGCACTGATATGATGATGGGAGGTGGAAGTCTTCAATCCAATCTTGCTACTGATTTGGACCCTACCGGCTCAATTGCAAAAGAGCACTGGAATAAGCTTTACCTGCTGGTTGCACAGTCAAACGTTATTATCAGCCGATTGCCAAATTCAGAACTTACTAATGAGCAAAAAGTAAAATATGAAGCAAAAGCTAAATTCTTCAGAGGTTTTGCTTATCGCACTTTAGCCTATCTGTATGGTGGTGTACCTCTTCAGTTAGAAGAAGTAACTTCTCCAAAAACGGATTATGTGAGATCTACAAAAGAACAAACCTTGCAACAAGCTATTGATGATGTGAAGTTTGCTGCTGAGAATCTGGATGATATCAAAAATGTAAAAGATGGAGAAATAAGTGCTCCTGCAGCTAACTTCCTATTGTCTGAATTATATCTTGCTATGAATAAGAATCAGGAAGCTGTAGATGCAGCAACTAAGGTGATAGATAATCCTGCTTTAGCTTTGATGAAAAATCGCTTTGGTTCACGTGCTAGTGAACCAGGTGATGTATATTGGGATTTGTTCCGTAGAAACAATCAAAATCGTGCTTCTGGTAACACTGAAGGTATTTGGGTAATTCAATTGGAAGAAGATGTTCTTGGTGGTGGATCAAATACTTCATATTATTTCTGGACTAGCCCAGGTAACTATCTGCTTGAAAGACATTGCGCTCCACAAGTTCAGCTTTTTAGGTTCAATATGCCTGATGGAAAACAACTTATTCCGTTTAGCTGGCCTATTGGAGATTACACAGGAGGCCGTGGCATTGGTAATATTTATGCAGCACCCCATTTTTATACAGAAGTTTGGCAAAGCGATTTCAAGAATGACATCAGAAATTCTAATTACAATTTTGTAAGAAAAATAAAGTTCAACAACTCTGATTTTATAAAAAAATATAAAGATGTCTTCGGAGATAGTCTTGATTTGATGAATCCAAAACTTCCTGCAGGCGTAACAATGGTTACCGGTTTAGGAAGTCAGGCAACTCTTCCAGGTCGTTACCTTTGTGGTTATCAAACAAAGTGTACTACTCCATACAACCATCCGGCAGCTATTGTCGCTGATGCTAATACACATGCATTAAAAGGAACTGCTGGTGGAACGTTCGTTGATCAGTATATGTTCCGTTTATCCGAGGCCTATTTATTAAGAGCTGAAGCTTACCTGAAGCTAAACAATAAAGACAAATCTGCAGCTGACATCAACACTGTAAGAAGCCGTGCACATGCATCAGCAGTTAATGCCGCTGATGTTAATATGGACTATATTCTTGACGAACGTTTGCGCGAGTTGGGTATTGAAGAAAAAAGAAGATTGACTTTGTCCCGTACTGGTGAATTCTATAATAGAGTGAAAAAATATAATCCATTCTATAACGCGTCATATACTGCAGATAAGAAAGATTTCCAGGAAAAACACACATTGTACCCAATTCCGCAATCAGTTATTGAGGCTAACAAAGATGCTGTATTAGAACAGAATCCAGGGTATGAATAA
- a CDS encoding glycosyl hydrolase 115 family protein: protein MKQILFGLLLIPNFVFSQIQVDNKYQEKSSSFPIVSSKLTASVYFDESDFSSVKKTAQLFSEDIEMVTGKKPMLVSSKLKAGEYTVIIGTVEKSQLIKELVKSKKLKIDSVCNQWERYTIRTIDNPFKGVKRALVIAGSDRRGTSYGVFSISEAIGVSPWYWWADVPVKKNQNLSIKAINYTSKSPSVKYRGVFINDEDWGLKPWSSNNYEKKLGDIGPKTYAQVCELLLRLKANMFAPAMHSCTGAFYSHPESKVVADEYGIIVSTSHCEPLLFNNAAKSEWDSKRDGEWNYAKNKDVILKKMDDRVREASPYENIYTMAMRGVHDEGLRGNLTNEEKVNVLGRVMTDQREVLKKYLKKPITDIPQIFVPYKETMDVYELGLKVPDDISLIWVDDNYGYMKRLSDSKEQKRKGGSGVYYHFSYLGAPHDYLWLNTTPPVLMYEELIKAYKTGANRYWLVNVGDIKPAEMGIQTFLDLAWDVNKFDYASINQHQSQFLARTFGVKYKKSFQDILDNYYRLAWSRKPEFMGWEREWDAPQYSDISNTKFSFQNYNDAQQRLADYKRISDLSYKISEELPECLRPAFFELVAYPVMGSYQMNRKFLMAQLNNEELNDKNLSTANWAAVQSKAAFDSINSLTLTYNTMLNGKWNGMMSLAPGWTAKYHDMPKVTISEGAASTPIELESQEDKNKLEGCTVINLKRIKNKIAKNGHSLKIIDGIGYDWYALQLGEATEQSVDPKKLDGTRVEYEFNGVTADSVTVHVYSLPFWALHKGKSTRYGISVDGQPAVVIQNDHKEYSEPWKERVLQNGVVAVAKFAVNKSLTIHKLSLICGDPGMIIQRVIIDWGGLKKSYVGPSSLK from the coding sequence ATGAAACAAATATTATTTGGATTATTACTTATTCCCAATTTTGTGTTTTCACAGATACAGGTTGATAATAAATACCAAGAAAAATCATCATCATTCCCGATTGTAAGTAGTAAACTAACAGCATCCGTTTACTTTGATGAATCCGACTTTAGCTCGGTAAAGAAAACTGCTCAACTTTTTTCCGAAGACATTGAAATGGTTACCGGAAAGAAACCTATGTTAGTTTCGTCTAAATTGAAAGCAGGGGAATATACTGTAATTATTGGTACAGTGGAAAAAAGCCAGCTAATTAAAGAACTGGTAAAATCTAAGAAACTAAAGATTGATTCTGTTTGCAATCAGTGGGAACGTTATACAATTAGAACTATAGACAACCCATTCAAAGGAGTAAAACGAGCCCTTGTAATTGCTGGGAGCGATCGAAGGGGAACATCCTATGGAGTATTTTCCATTTCCGAAGCCATAGGCGTTTCTCCTTGGTATTGGTGGGCTGATGTTCCTGTGAAAAAAAATCAGAACCTCAGCATCAAGGCTATCAATTACACTTCTAAAAGCCCATCTGTTAAGTACCGTGGTGTTTTTATTAACGACGAAGATTGGGGGCTGAAACCATGGTCCTCGAATAATTATGAAAAAAAGCTTGGTGATATTGGACCTAAAACCTATGCTCAGGTTTGTGAGCTGTTGCTCCGACTTAAAGCTAATATGTTTGCTCCAGCCATGCATAGTTGCACTGGAGCTTTCTATTCTCATCCAGAAAGTAAGGTTGTTGCCGACGAATATGGAATTATAGTTTCGACCTCGCACTGTGAACCTTTATTGTTTAACAATGCTGCAAAATCAGAATGGGATAGTAAACGTGATGGGGAGTGGAACTATGCCAAAAACAAAGATGTTATTTTAAAGAAAATGGATGATCGTGTACGTGAAGCATCCCCTTACGAAAACATCTATACTATGGCTATGCGTGGTGTACACGATGAAGGTTTGAGGGGTAATCTTACTAATGAGGAAAAAGTGAATGTACTTGGTCGGGTAATGACCGACCAAAGAGAAGTTCTAAAAAAATACCTTAAGAAACCAATTACTGATATTCCTCAAATATTTGTACCTTACAAAGAAACGATGGATGTGTATGAACTTGGTTTAAAAGTTCCCGACGATATTTCACTTATTTGGGTAGACGACAACTACGGATACATGAAACGTCTGAGTGATTCCAAAGAGCAAAAGCGCAAAGGAGGATCTGGTGTCTATTATCATTTTTCTTATTTGGGTGCCCCACATGATTATTTGTGGCTGAATACAACACCTCCCGTTTTAATGTATGAAGAACTAATAAAAGCTTATAAAACAGGAGCTAATCGTTACTGGCTAGTGAATGTTGGTGATATAAAACCAGCTGAAATGGGTATACAAACATTTCTTGATTTAGCATGGGATGTTAACAAGTTTGATTATGCAAGCATTAACCAACACCAAAGCCAATTTCTTGCTCGTACATTTGGAGTTAAGTACAAAAAAAGTTTTCAAGATATTTTAGATAATTATTATAGACTTGCATGGAGTCGTAAACCAGAGTTTATGGGTTGGGAGCGTGAATGGGATGCTCCTCAATATAGTGATATTTCAAATACTAAATTCTCGTTCCAAAACTACAACGATGCGCAACAAAGATTAGCCGATTATAAACGGATTTCAGACTTGTCGTATAAAATTTCGGAAGAATTACCGGAATGTTTACGTCCGGCATTTTTCGAATTAGTGGCTTATCCGGTAATGGGCTCGTATCAGATGAACCGAAAGTTCTTGATGGCGCAGCTTAACAATGAAGAGTTGAATGATAAGAATCTGTCAACAGCTAATTGGGCAGCTGTACAGTCTAAAGCAGCATTTGATAGCATCAACAGTCTGACCTTGACATACAACACCATGCTTAATGGCAAGTGGAACGGTATGATGAGTCTTGCTCCGGGATGGACTGCCAAGTATCATGACATGCCTAAAGTAACAATTAGTGAAGGGGCTGCTAGTACCCCAATTGAACTTGAATCTCAAGAAGATAAAAATAAGTTGGAAGGTTGTACGGTAATTAATTTGAAACGAATTAAAAATAAAATAGCTAAAAACGGACATTCACTAAAAATCATTGACGGTATAGGTTACGATTGGTATGCCCTTCAGTTGGGCGAAGCCACCGAACAAAGCGTTGATCCCAAAAAACTTGATGGCACTCGTGTTGAGTATGAATTTAATGGTGTAACAGCCGATTCAGTAACTGTACATGTTTATAGTTTGCCGTTTTGGGCACTTCACAAGGGGAAAAGTACCCGCTATGGTATATCAGTTGATGGGCAGCCTGCAGTTGTTATTCAAAATGATCATAAAGAGTATTCTGAACCTTGGAAAGAACGTGTATTGCAAAATGGGGTTGTTGCGGTTGCAAAATTTGCAGTAAACAAATCGTTGACAATACATAAACTTTCATTAATCTGTGGCGATCCTGGAATGATTATCCAACGTGTTATAATTGACTGGGGTGGGCTGAAAAAATCGTATGTAGGTCCATCATCCTTAAAGTGA
- a CDS encoding glycosyl hydrolase 115 family protein, which yields MKIAFNKVSFCSSLIIYGCMALMPCLPIRAQQTGALTSNIISEKSESVRDFPIVTSEHVAASLRYDINDYKGVIRAIGDLQTDIDRVTGVKPKLITATSTGYEIIIGTLGKSKLIDELVSSKKLSVKDLKGKWESFVITTIPNPKINSKPCLVIAGSDKRGTIYGIYELSRQLGVSPWYWWADVPAKKHPAAYVSSGRYISDEPKVRYRGIFINDEAPCFSGWAKEKFGGANSKLYTHMFELLLRLRANFLWPAMWGNAFNEDDSDNPRLADEYGIVMGTSHHEPMMRAQKEWGNHHKEYGNGEWNYKTNEAGLKKFWEDGLERNKNYEQIVTMAMRGDGDLPMNDTGSAEDNFKLLERIMKDQRTIIEKVTKKSASKTPQIWALYSEVLEYYDQGMKVPDDVIVLLCDDNWGDVRRLPELNQKKHPGGYGMYYHVDLHGAPRAYQWLNMTQIPHMWEQLQLTYSYGVDKVWILNVGDLKPNEYPMDFFMNMAWNPTSFNENNLEEYARKFCEDKFGPEESSEAAEILSTYCKYNSRVTAEMMNHKTYNLENGEFIQVKDAYLALEARALRQYYTLPNEYKDTYMELILHPVRAMANLYDMYYAVAMNEKLAAEKDIKANYWADRAEICFKRDANLSKDYNLNVAGGRWNHIMDQTHIGYKSWDEPRGGNIMPKVIRIKPEEAKEGGYVFLEKNKVVVIEGEHYFEKKDNEKTKWTVIPDLGRTLSGIALMPYTMKTDGAFLSYKMIINSKPDSVKLRVFFDSTLPFKNGGQSVAASFDGENEKVWNINNQLTWKNNYSKMYPAAAARMIETVVTLPLSKKVDEMHVLTIRPLDPGVVIYKITVDMGGYEQTYLKMNESPYKKIF from the coding sequence ATGAAAATAGCATTTAATAAAGTAAGTTTTTGTTCTAGTTTAATTATTTATGGGTGTATGGCTCTTATGCCTTGCTTACCGATCAGAGCACAACAGACAGGAGCATTAACATCAAATATAATTTCAGAGAAGAGTGAATCAGTTAGAGATTTTCCGATTGTTACTAGTGAACATGTAGCCGCATCTCTCCGCTATGATATAAACGATTACAAGGGAGTGATTCGTGCCATTGGTGATCTGCAAACAGATATTGACCGTGTTACAGGCGTTAAACCTAAATTAATCACAGCAACCTCAACTGGATATGAGATTATTATAGGAACACTAGGCAAGAGTAAATTGATTGATGAACTTGTTTCGTCTAAAAAACTTAGTGTAAAAGATTTGAAGGGTAAATGGGAAAGTTTTGTTATTACCACAATCCCTAATCCAAAGATAAACTCGAAACCATGCTTAGTGATTGCCGGTAGCGACAAGAGAGGTACTATTTATGGTATCTATGAATTGTCTCGACAGTTAGGTGTATCTCCCTGGTATTGGTGGGCTGATGTTCCTGCGAAAAAACATCCGGCAGCTTATGTCTCATCAGGTAGGTATATTTCAGACGAACCCAAAGTGCGCTACCGGGGTATTTTTATAAATGATGAAGCGCCTTGTTTTTCTGGTTGGGCAAAGGAGAAATTTGGAGGTGCTAATAGCAAATTGTACACCCATATGTTTGAGTTACTTCTTAGGTTGAGAGCTAATTTTTTATGGCCGGCTATGTGGGGAAATGCCTTTAATGAAGATGATTCTGATAATCCGCGACTTGCTGATGAATATGGTATTGTTATGGGAACTTCTCATCATGAACCAATGATGCGTGCACAGAAAGAGTGGGGGAATCATCATAAAGAATATGGCAATGGTGAATGGAACTACAAAACGAATGAAGCTGGTCTGAAAAAGTTCTGGGAAGATGGGCTTGAACGAAATAAAAATTATGAGCAGATAGTTACTATGGCCATGCGTGGTGATGGTGATTTACCAATGAATGATACAGGCAGTGCTGAAGATAACTTTAAGTTGCTAGAACGAATAATGAAAGATCAACGAACAATTATTGAAAAAGTAACTAAAAAGTCTGCGTCCAAGACTCCACAGATTTGGGCACTCTATAGTGAAGTTCTTGAATATTATGATCAAGGAATGAAGGTTCCCGATGATGTTATAGTTTTGTTGTGCGATGACAATTGGGGAGATGTACGCCGATTGCCGGAACTTAATCAAAAGAAACACCCTGGTGGCTACGGCATGTATTATCATGTTGATTTACATGGTGCGCCAAGAGCTTATCAGTGGCTAAACATGACACAAATTCCACATATGTGGGAGCAACTTCAACTAACTTATAGCTATGGTGTAGATAAAGTTTGGATTTTAAATGTAGGCGACTTGAAACCCAATGAATATCCAATGGATTTCTTCATGAATATGGCTTGGAACCCTACATCTTTCAATGAAAATAATCTTGAGGAATATGCGCGAAAGTTTTGTGAAGATAAGTTTGGCCCTGAAGAATCCTCTGAAGCTGCAGAAATTTTGAGCACGTATTGTAAATACAACAGTCGTGTTACTGCAGAAATGATGAATCATAAAACCTATAACCTTGAAAATGGAGAATTTATTCAGGTAAAAGACGCTTATTTGGCACTCGAAGCAAGAGCTTTAAGGCAATATTATACACTCCCAAATGAATATAAGGATACATATATGGAACTTATACTTCATCCAGTACGTGCAATGGCAAATCTTTATGATATGTATTATGCTGTAGCAATGAATGAGAAATTGGCAGCAGAAAAAGATATTAAAGCTAATTATTGGGCAGATCGTGCTGAAATTTGTTTTAAACGTGATGCTAATCTCTCAAAAGATTATAATTTGAATGTTGCTGGTGGGCGTTGGAATCATATTATGGATCAGACACATATTGGGTATAAATCATGGGATGAACCTAGAGGTGGAAATATAATGCCAAAGGTTATTCGGATTAAGCCGGAAGAAGCAAAAGAAGGAGGATATGTATTCCTTGAAAAGAATAAAGTCGTTGTAATTGAAGGTGAACATTATTTTGAAAAAAAGGATAATGAAAAAACTAAATGGACTGTGATTCCCGATCTTGGAAGAACACTTTCCGGTATTGCTCTAATGCCTTACACGATGAAAACTGATGGAGCTTTTTTAAGCTATAAAATGATAATTAATTCAAAACCTGACAGTGTTAAACTTAGGGTGTTTTTTGATAGTACTTTACCGTTTAAAAACGGAGGACAAAGTGTGGCTGCATCATTTGATGGCGAAAATGAAAAAGTCTGGAATATAAATAATCAGCTTACTTGGAAAAATAATTATTCAAAAATGTATCCGGCAGCTGCAGCGCGTATGATAGAGACTGTTGTGACACTTCCATTGTCTAAAAAAGTAGATGAAATGCATGTATTAACAATCCGTCCGTTAGATCCGGGAGTTGTTATTTACAAAATAACTGTTGATATGGGAGGATATGAACAAACATATCTTAAAATGAATGAAAGTCCTTATAAAAAGATTTTTTAA